The Leadbettera azotonutricia ZAS-9 genome has a window encoding:
- a CDS encoding histidine kinase N-terminal 7TM domain-containing protein has protein sequence MGLISSPKGSRQLCWAVCIAIFALFLVLAAFHVPSFRGYTWDLSPGYGPQLTPAEYAESAFPGFLSTLKGDYSAQSLPWGSVVYETAGIPLSSIYKGSVFRPEFTATAVIAVKGGAASGITGWKSLLSGDYPVSLDIKFRPNLEYLVMAIAAGLDTQPGSKAAGSYTQAIALLKELKKQGRLSENNAEAPVAITFDYRARRAAAAQQAVAIVVPEEGTLSYTVGIFSPSGAAALSEVDQSRLVKEGYLLPGQMPGKAIDDISEFNNALPGIRGAYSRQVLGEQLFSTATYQEHLFSYFAFILMLTAWSCSFYYRIGEGETRRQFLAVSALLLFWVTLRMIKIEAFNGDLVRYLWYLFYIPMIFIPLLLFRIGLSIGDLLNGKNKKTWQGVYRFSFWLSVLLLLMVFTNDLHQLVFSFHKGVDYFEIYGYGVFYYIIAFRVFCFVIAFVIIAVVSTWKKIRVPLIPMALVFCFFIFCNVGYVLYIPVIRISEITLTYSFSALAFIEIALQSRLIPNNIKYGRLFRSAPCSVQIFSGFALAQGRAIKPEYKTAAAGILPAAFFEQLKKMDSKSPQSIVVPGTENIRYDTYPITGGIAVAGINLDKIVTLTATLKEYNKQLEEQNIRLHAAEHIKRETAEVKHKHAVYAAIDQILKEKSHELQKLLDLSEDPGDGEKKSALIRLMVNYCKRRSGLAIACAGGEKVHIADLSIILEEALHESGVSGVARFSRDFLLDAEIAAEVYDYFEQTLRLFITEGKGKTGDKSVVVYMKGEETHLEFRMVESISNKGDLLLRIFPLDTKEENHV, from the coding sequence ATGGGATTGATAAGTTCTCCAAAAGGCAGCAGGCAGCTTTGCTGGGCGGTGTGCATCGCCATTTTTGCGCTGTTCCTTGTGCTGGCAGCGTTCCATGTACCTTCTTTCCGGGGCTATACCTGGGATCTTTCACCGGGGTATGGGCCGCAGCTTACCCCGGCGGAGTACGCCGAAAGCGCCTTCCCCGGCTTTTTATCTACCCTGAAGGGCGACTATAGCGCCCAAAGCTTGCCTTGGGGCAGCGTGGTCTACGAGACAGCGGGCATACCCCTTTCTTCTATATATAAGGGCAGTGTCTTTCGTCCTGAATTTACCGCCACCGCCGTTATCGCCGTAAAAGGGGGCGCTGCTTCCGGCATAACCGGTTGGAAAAGCCTGCTTTCTGGTGATTACCCCGTATCCCTCGATATCAAATTCCGCCCCAATTTGGAATATCTCGTCATGGCCATCGCCGCAGGGCTCGACACTCAACCGGGGTCAAAGGCCGCAGGTTCTTATACCCAGGCAATTGCCCTGCTTAAAGAGCTCAAAAAGCAGGGCCGCCTTTCTGAAAACAATGCCGAAGCCCCGGTTGCCATAACCTTTGACTACCGGGCCAGAAGGGCGGCGGCAGCCCAACAGGCGGTAGCTATCGTTGTACCGGAAGAAGGCACCCTGTCGTATACGGTAGGCATCTTTAGCCCTTCGGGCGCTGCTGCCCTGAGCGAAGTAGACCAGAGCCGCCTTGTCAAAGAGGGCTACCTTTTGCCGGGGCAAATGCCCGGTAAAGCAATTGATGACATAAGCGAATTCAACAATGCTCTGCCGGGGATACGGGGTGCCTACAGCAGGCAGGTATTGGGGGAGCAGCTTTTTTCTACCGCCACGTATCAAGAACATCTGTTCTCGTATTTCGCCTTTATCCTCATGCTGACGGCATGGTCTTGCTCATTCTATTACCGCATTGGCGAAGGGGAAACACGGCGGCAGTTTTTGGCAGTAAGCGCCCTCCTTCTTTTCTGGGTCACCTTAAGGATGATAAAGATTGAAGCCTTTAATGGCGATCTGGTGCGGTATCTTTGGTACCTGTTCTATATCCCCATGATTTTTATTCCCCTGCTGCTGTTCCGCATAGGGCTTTCAATCGGCGATCTCTTAAATGGAAAGAACAAGAAAACGTGGCAAGGGGTGTATCGGTTTTCTTTTTGGTTAAGCGTATTACTGCTGCTTATGGTTTTTACCAACGACCTGCACCAGCTGGTTTTTTCCTTCCACAAGGGAGTAGACTATTTTGAAATATACGGGTATGGCGTTTTTTATTATATTATCGCGTTCCGTGTTTTTTGTTTTGTTATTGCCTTTGTTATAATTGCGGTAGTTTCCACCTGGAAAAAAATTCGTGTTCCCCTTATACCTATGGCGCTGGTGTTCTGCTTTTTCATTTTCTGCAATGTGGGCTATGTGCTTTATATTCCTGTTATCAGGATATCTGAAATAACCTTGACCTATTCCTTTTCCGCTTTGGCCTTTATAGAAATTGCCCTCCAGTCGCGCCTTATCCCCAACAACATCAAATACGGCAGGCTCTTCCGTTCTGCCCCATGCAGCGTGCAGATATTCTCCGGCTTTGCGCTTGCCCAGGGGAGAGCCATAAAACCTGAGTATAAAACAGCCGCAGCAGGAATACTGCCTGCCGCTTTTTTTGAACAGCTAAAAAAAATGGATAGCAAAAGCCCCCAGTCGATAGTAGTACCGGGCACTGAAAATATCCGGTATGACACGTACCCCATAACCGGGGGTATAGCTGTTGCAGGCATTAATCTGGATAAGATTGTTACTCTTACTGCTACTTTAAAAGAATACAACAAACAGCTGGAAGAACAGAATATCCGCCTGCATGCAGCAGAACACATTAAAAGGGAAACTGCGGAAGTCAAGCACAAACACGCGGTGTACGCCGCCATAGATCAGATACTGAAAGAAAAATCCCATGAACTGCAAAAATTGCTCGACCTTTCCGAAGATCCCGGGGATGGTGAAAAGAAAAGCGCCCTGATCCGTCTTATGGTAAATTACTGTAAACGGCGGAGCGGCCTTGCCATCGCCTGCGCAGGGGGCGAGAAAGTTCATATTGCGGATCTCAGTATTATACTCGAAGAAGCCCTGCACGAAAGCGGTGTTTCAGGGGTTGCCCGTTTTTCCCGGGATTTTCTGCTCGACGCTGAAATAGCAGCAGAAGTGTACGACTATTTTGAGCAAACCTTGCGCCTCTTTATTACTGAAGGGAAAGGTAAAACAGGCGACAAATCCGTAGTAGTGTATATGAAGGGCGAAGAGACGCATCTGGAATTCCGCATGGTAGAAAGCATATCCAATAAAGGAGATCTGCTCTTAAGGATATTCCCTTTGGACACAAAGGAAGAAAACCATGTATAG
- a CDS encoding ATP-binding protein yields MYSMYFLAPFRELTTFIFALAVIVQCFRLFLLFTAHEKSTFLSRKVFETASLFYLFFWGAAFTIFLEYLNDGIFLTLPFTGQFLNSYPFFLFIVFSNALLAVSVFYRCYHEVKQRPLSINRLSVKETIDHMGLGVLYADLKGRPVLVNSAMRSILVQLGLKGNINLGQLREQLTQGIALGDTIKLSFSSDTANSTSSHWLFSFDIISVNGRRYTQVLAADITEEEELNRQIDKANHTLQEQSEHITLAIDQIEETEKAKALLHAKMDLHDRMGQSIALLGQALAPGGGGSEKMETLRPLIAEFTALASLSGDSSAEATIQESEDLLPLEKYRELGIGMHIEGNEAPPGRLPPLTHLSGNAAAALSAILRECITNAVRHAGARNIFARIEEKADALTVKITNDGPLGGTKSKDGALPFHEGTGIQGMRFRAAQAGGEVTIEQGPPFTVIINVPIKELRHD; encoded by the coding sequence ATGTATAGCATGTACTTTCTTGCACCCTTTAGGGAACTTACCACCTTTATTTTTGCCCTGGCAGTGATTGTCCAATGCTTCCGTCTGTTTTTGCTGTTTACCGCTCATGAAAAATCGACGTTCCTTTCGAGGAAAGTTTTTGAAACGGCCTCGCTCTTTTACCTCTTTTTTTGGGGGGCAGCCTTTACTATCTTTTTGGAATACCTCAATGACGGCATCTTCTTAACCTTGCCTTTTACCGGACAATTTCTTAATTCTTATCCGTTTTTTCTTTTTATTGTGTTCAGCAATGCCCTTTTGGCGGTATCTGTTTTTTACCGGTGCTATCATGAAGTAAAGCAGCGACCTTTAAGCATAAACCGCCTGTCAGTTAAAGAAACCATTGACCACATGGGCTTAGGCGTTCTCTACGCTGACCTCAAAGGGAGGCCGGTACTGGTAAACAGCGCCATGCGCTCTATTCTTGTGCAGCTTGGGCTAAAAGGGAATATCAATCTTGGGCAGCTCCGCGAACAGCTGACCCAGGGCATCGCCCTGGGCGATACTATTAAACTATCTTTTAGCAGTGATACTGCGAATAGTACCAGTTCCCACTGGCTCTTTTCATTTGACATCATTAGTGTCAATGGCAGGCGCTATACCCAGGTGCTGGCGGCCGACATCACAGAGGAAGAAGAACTCAACCGCCAAATTGATAAGGCAAACCATACCCTGCAAGAACAAAGCGAGCATATAACCCTGGCAATAGACCAAATAGAAGAAACCGAAAAGGCGAAAGCCCTGCTCCATGCAAAAATGGATCTCCACGACCGCATGGGGCAGAGTATCGCCCTGCTTGGGCAAGCCCTCGCTCCAGGAGGCGGCGGAAGCGAAAAAATGGAAACCCTGCGCCCCCTTATCGCCGAGTTTACCGCCCTTGCATCTTTGAGCGGGGATTCAAGCGCAGAAGCAACGATACAAGAAAGCGAAGATCTCCTTCCTTTGGAAAAGTACCGCGAGCTGGGAATCGGCATGCATATTGAGGGGAACGAGGCTCCCCCCGGTAGGTTGCCGCCCCTCACGCATCTGAGCGGAAACGCTGCCGCCGCCCTAAGCGCAATACTGCGCGAATGCATTACCAACGCCGTGCGCCATGCCGGCGCACGCAACATCTTTGCCCGCATCGAGGAAAAAGCAGATGCCCTTACCGTGAAAATTACCAACGATGGGCCTCTGGGCGGAACGAAAAGCAAGGACGGCGCCCTACCCTTCCATGAAGGAACTGGCATTCAAGGCATGCGCTTCCGTGCCGCCCAGGCAGGCGGCGAAGTAACTATAGAACAAGGCCCGCCCTTCACTGTTATAATCAACGTGCCCATAAAGGAATTACGCCATGATTAA
- a CDS encoding response regulator transcription factor, translating to MINLVIVEDHALLQDTLAKSLRAEKDITVAACIDDADDAPALVAALKPDLVLMDVVTGKEAAGKGSFSPLKKANGIAVAARIHRDQPDVKIIIITAYPEVSFIEQAKEAGAQGFVYKNAGASSLISVIRSVMDGYTNYPLAPAAQMPATCALTPDELRVLRLVCQAKSRKEIAADIGVSESTVKAHIAEILAKTGFDTIWKLAIYAVQNGFIVPGSEG from the coding sequence ATGATTAACCTGGTCATTGTCGAAGACCATGCCCTGCTGCAAGACACCCTTGCCAAATCTCTCCGCGCCGAAAAGGACATTACCGTCGCCGCCTGCATAGACGACGCCGACGACGCCCCTGCCCTTGTTGCCGCCCTCAAGCCCGATCTTGTGCTTATGGACGTCGTTACGGGCAAAGAAGCCGCGGGCAAGGGCAGCTTTTCCCCCCTCAAAAAGGCCAACGGCATCGCCGTAGCCGCCCGTATCCACCGGGATCAGCCCGACGTCAAAATCATCATCATCACCGCCTACCCGGAAGTGAGCTTTATTGAGCAGGCAAAGGAAGCAGGCGCCCAGGGATTTGTCTATAAGAACGCCGGCGCTTCTTCCCTCATTTCCGTAATTCGCAGCGTCATGGACGGGTACACCAACTACCCCCTTGCCCCCGCCGCTCAAATGCCTGCTACCTGCGCCCTCACCCCGGATGAGTTACGCGTCCTCCGCCTTGTGTGCCAAGCCAAGAGCCGGAAGGAAATCGCTGCGGACATAGGGGTCTCCGAAAGCACCGTCAAAGCCCACATCGCCGAAATCCTCGCCAAAACCGGTTTCGACACGATCTGGAAGCTCGCCATCTATGCCGTCCAAAACGGATTCATCGTGCCGGGATCAGAGGGATAG
- a CDS encoding ATP-binding protein → MKKAIRNARNGAAVALIAAGIVILLYISFSLSLYKEGEGPLYINLREYALYGKKGFEPADTLAQAARGRWEVIAPAGDTSLAIVKKKFSGLPRRVFLSPFGSPPEHFAYRISFPVSSDALAFLRRDRRTVPGLFIAALGDNWEVYLNGVLIRSELHLDSSGRLAEHRAQRKVRFPFAEDLLVEGANTLVLHLVGDPNHDNLGLYYGTPVYIDDYEKIASSSRETGTIALIGMYLFLGLYHFIIFFQRRDVWYNLYYGFFSLCMGIYFLTRLSCIYDFNPNTDIWSRLEFASLFFFLPLLSCFFQSLTQGRPRFPAKLMLAIGGAMALTEAVFTPQFGEDCINLFYILGIIEILYIFAINFGYEFFYRAYISWKTAPRRREDGTPFTLLDDLTWNLIHAPMGNLALGIVLVFVTGMFDFIDSAFLNWGILTSRFGFTIFTLGAAFILARRFSEMYRELHDLNASLESTVEERTLALREQTRLAVSASRAKTNFLANMSHEIRTPLNAIMGYSELELEAKSNTANKENSVFRLEQIHQSGAALLSIINDVLDISKIESGRLELIPAEYDLASLINDTVSLNTVRIGSKSIAFRLELDAALPKSLIGDELRIRQILNNLLSNAIKYTREGEVRFTVAQEDSTGGDSGDLYLVFTVADTGIGIKAEELDKIFDEYDRADQEANRNIEGTGLGLSITRQLVLLMGGTITVQSEYGSGSVFTVKVRQKAVYIGDTIGETARDALQNFSYHDSRLKAEIDFDRADLSSARVLVVDDVASNIQVAQGYLDLYHLAIDSASSGEEALAKIMETPYNLVFMDHMMPGMDGIETVRRFREWEAEHAKEYALRNPHIPIVALTANALIGNDEMFASNGFDGFLSKPLRALELDKILLRFIPKELQKAATKEETAVPLSPYAADHAPHPAINGMDSALGLERTGGEEEGYLYVLNSFCTDSKERIDTLRHMLYHFSQLKNTASGVDLPQENTQSFSIFTLLMHALKNALYSIGADTLSKEAGAIEQLGKEAKLAAVIAQGQTFYLAFKEFNETLDTALHGSGETL, encoded by the coding sequence ATGAAAAAGGCCATACGGAATGCCCGGAACGGGGCTGCTGTTGCGCTTATAGCAGCCGGCATCGTTATCCTCCTTTACATCTCCTTTAGTCTTTCCCTCTATAAGGAAGGGGAAGGGCCCCTCTATATCAACCTGCGGGAGTACGCCCTCTACGGCAAAAAGGGGTTTGAGCCTGCCGACACCCTGGCTCAGGCGGCAAGGGGCCGCTGGGAAGTGATTGCCCCAGCGGGTGATACATCCCTGGCGATTGTCAAGAAGAAGTTCAGCGGCCTGCCGCGCCGCGTTTTCCTTTCGCCCTTTGGATCGCCCCCGGAGCACTTTGCCTACCGTATCAGCTTCCCGGTATCCTCCGATGCCCTTGCCTTTTTGCGGCGCGACCGCCGCACTGTACCGGGGCTCTTTATCGCCGCCCTGGGGGATAACTGGGAGGTTTACCTTAACGGTGTCCTTATCCGCAGCGAGCTCCACCTGGATAGCTCGGGCCGCCTTGCCGAGCACCGCGCCCAGCGGAAGGTGCGCTTCCCCTTTGCCGAAGACCTCCTTGTGGAGGGCGCCAACACCCTCGTCCTGCACCTGGTGGGCGACCCCAACCACGACAACCTGGGGCTTTATTACGGTACCCCCGTCTACATCGACGATTACGAAAAGATTGCCTCCTCCAGCCGCGAGACAGGCACCATTGCGTTGATTGGCATGTATCTCTTTTTGGGACTCTACCATTTTATCATCTTTTTCCAGCGCCGCGACGTGTGGTACAACCTCTACTACGGCTTTTTTTCCTTGTGCATGGGCATCTACTTTTTAACCCGCCTTTCGTGCATCTATGACTTTAATCCCAACACCGATATCTGGTCGCGCCTGGAGTTCGCCTCGCTCTTCTTTTTCCTGCCCCTGCTCTCCTGTTTTTTCCAGAGCCTTACCCAGGGGAGGCCCCGGTTCCCGGCAAAGCTGATGCTTGCCATAGGCGGGGCCATGGCGCTGACAGAGGCGGTGTTTACCCCACAGTTTGGCGAAGACTGCATTAACCTCTTTTACATCCTGGGGATAATCGAAATCCTCTATATATTTGCAATAAACTTTGGCTACGAGTTTTTCTACCGCGCGTATATCTCATGGAAAACTGCCCCCCGCCGCCGCGAAGACGGCACCCCCTTTACCCTCCTCGACGACCTTACCTGGAACTTAATCCACGCCCCCATGGGGAATCTTGCACTGGGCATCGTGCTTGTGTTTGTAACGGGCATGTTCGACTTTATCGATTCCGCCTTTCTTAACTGGGGAATACTTACCAGCCGCTTTGGCTTTACCATCTTTACCCTGGGGGCCGCCTTTATCCTTGCCCGCCGCTTTAGCGAGATGTACCGGGAGCTTCACGACCTCAACGCATCCCTGGAATCTACCGTGGAAGAGCGCACCCTGGCGCTCCGCGAGCAGACCCGGCTGGCCGTAAGTGCATCCCGCGCCAAAACCAACTTCCTTGCCAACATGAGCCACGAAATCCGCACCCCCCTTAACGCGATTATGGGTTACAGCGAACTGGAATTGGAAGCGAAAAGTAATACTGCGAATAAGGAAAACTCCGTTTTCCGCCTGGAACAAATACACCAGTCGGGGGCGGCCCTTCTTTCGATTATCAACGATGTGCTGGACATTTCCAAAATAGAATCGGGCAGGCTGGAGCTTATCCCTGCCGAATACGATCTTGCGAGCTTGATAAACGACACAGTCTCCCTTAACACCGTGCGCATAGGCAGTAAGTCCATCGCCTTCCGCCTGGAACTCGACGCTGCACTGCCCAAGAGCCTAATAGGAGACGAACTCCGCATACGCCAAATCCTCAACAACCTGTTGAGCAACGCCATTAAGTACACCAGGGAAGGTGAAGTCCGCTTTACCGTTGCCCAGGAAGACAGCACGGGCGGCGACTCTGGCGACCTGTACCTTGTGTTCACCGTAGCCGACACCGGCATTGGCATCAAGGCTGAAGAGCTGGACAAAATCTTTGACGAATACGACCGCGCCGACCAGGAAGCCAACCGCAACATCGAAGGAACAGGCCTCGGGCTTTCCATTACACGGCAGCTTGTGCTTCTTATGGGGGGCACCATTACTGTGCAAAGCGAATACGGCTCCGGCAGCGTCTTTACCGTAAAAGTGCGCCAAAAAGCCGTCTATATAGGTGACACCATAGGGGAAACCGCCCGGGATGCATTGCAGAACTTCAGCTACCACGACAGCCGCCTAAAGGCCGAGATCGATTTTGATCGCGCCGACCTCTCCTCCGCCCGCGTCCTCGTGGTCGATGACGTTGCCTCCAATATACAAGTGGCACAGGGTTATCTCGACCTCTACCACCTCGCCATCGACAGCGCCTCTAGCGGCGAAGAAGCCCTGGCAAAGATAATGGAAACCCCTTACAACCTTGTGTTCATGGACCACATGATGCCCGGCATGGACGGCATCGAGACCGTCCGCCGCTTTAGGGAATGGGAAGCAGAACACGCCAAAGAATACGCTTTGCGTAATCCACACATTCCCATTGTTGCGCTTACTGCAAACGCCCTTATTGGCAATGACGAGATGTTTGCTTCTAATGGCTTCGACGGTTTTTTGAGCAAGCCCCTGCGCGCATTGGAATTGGACAAAATACTGTTGCGCTTTATCCCGAAGGAATTGCAAAAGGCTGCGACAAAGGAAGAAACAGCCGTGCCGCTTAGCCCTTATGCGGCGGATCACGCCCCTCACCCTGCAATCAACGGCATGGATAGCGCCCTCGGCCTCGAACGCACCGGCGGCGAAGAAGAAGGCTATCTCTACGTACTCAATAGTTTCTGCACCGACAGCAAAGAACGCATCGACACCCTGCGCCACATGCTGTACCACTTCTCGCAATTAAAAAACACTGCCTCCGGCGTGGATCTTCCGCAGGAAAATACCCAATCCTTCTCCATATTCACCCTGCTCATGCACGCCCTCAAGAACGCCCTCTATTCCATCGGGGCAGACACCCTCTCGAAAGAAGCAGGAGCCATAGAGCAGCTCGGCAAAGAAGCCAAGCTCGCCGCAGTCATCGCTCAAGGCCAGACCTTTTACCTGGCTTTTAAGGAGTTCAACGAAACTCTCGACACCGCCCTCCACGGGAGTGGCGAAACCCTCTAA
- a CDS encoding response regulator transcription factor, which produces MENKAEKPINILIVEDQVLLRESLEKLLEAQKDMHVSGTLSYAADALDFCRKKKPHLILMDVLTSDSLSTSDGADETEHSRIQINGIEAALDIRFEFPDIKIVIMTAFPEITFIDAAHHAGVQSFIYKSISSDTMLNIIRNTMGGYSVYPDRIPRELVKTPKFTEREIKTLRLLAQAKTRKEIAAALDTTEGTLKAIITGILNKTGYDNIMQYVVHAVSSGIISPKG; this is translated from the coding sequence ATGGAAAACAAAGCAGAGAAGCCAATTAACATACTCATCGTCGAAGACCAGGTATTGCTCAGAGAATCGCTTGAAAAACTGCTGGAAGCCCAAAAAGATATGCATGTTTCAGGCACATTAAGCTACGCCGCAGATGCCCTGGACTTTTGCCGCAAAAAGAAACCCCACCTTATCCTTATGGATGTACTCACTTCGGACAGCCTGTCCACCTCAGACGGCGCTGACGAAACAGAACACAGCCGCATTCAAATCAATGGCATAGAGGCTGCCCTGGACATACGCTTCGAATTCCCGGATATCAAAATCGTCATCATGACCGCCTTCCCCGAAATCACCTTTATCGACGCCGCCCACCACGCCGGGGTGCAGAGCTTTATTTATAAAAGCATCTCCAGCGACACCATGCTCAACATAATCCGCAACACAATGGGCGGCTACTCCGTCTACCCCGACCGCATCCCCCGGGAACTCGTCAAAACCCCCAAATTCACAGAACGGGAAATCAAAACCCTCAGGCTCCTCGCCCAAGCCAAAACCCGCAAAGAAATCGCCGCCGCCCTGGACACCACCGAAGGTACCCTTAAAGCAATCATTACCGGCATCCTCAACAAAACAGGCTACGATAATATCATGCAGTACGTTGTCCACGCCGTAAGCTCAGGCATCATCAGCCCTAAAGGCTAA
- a CDS encoding tetratricopeptide repeat protein, which translates to MENAELLNNSGIALTEANRPNEAIPLFQKALVLEPENPLLWMNLGIAQQRTGEYEDALESFHHAVDIDDDMAEAWGCMGLIYYEMEKFEEAEEFYHASLSRENASPKVWNNLGVLYFSEGNYEEARSCFEEALIYSPLFYDALFNIRDTCRELKDYRAAAEFERVLSSLSPSDRVLSAR; encoded by the coding sequence ATGGAAAACGCGGAGCTTTTAAACAATTCGGGAATAGCCCTGACCGAAGCCAACAGGCCCAACGAGGCCATACCCCTTTTCCAGAAGGCGCTGGTACTGGAGCCCGAAAACCCCCTGCTCTGGATGAACCTCGGCATTGCCCAGCAGCGCACGGGCGAGTACGAGGACGCCCTGGAGAGCTTCCATCATGCGGTCGATATTGATGATGACATGGCGGAAGCCTGGGGCTGCATGGGTCTTATCTACTATGAGATGGAGAAGTTTGAGGAGGCCGAAGAATTCTACCATGCCTCTCTTTCCCGGGAGAACGCCTCGCCCAAAGTATGGAATAACCTGGGGGTCCTCTACTTTTCCGAAGGGAATTACGAGGAAGCCCGCAGCTGTTTTGAGGAAGCCCTCATATACTCCCCCCTTTTTTATGATGCCCTTTTCAATATACGGGATACCTGCAGGGAACTCAAAGATTACCGGGCTGCCGCTGAATTCGAGAGGGTGCTTTCGAGCCTTTCGCCCAGCGACAGGGTCCTGTCAGCCAGGTAG
- a CDS encoding TIGR00282 family metallophosphoesterase, which translates to MKILYIAEIVGKAGVYAYKKGLPELKSRFNPDFIIACADGATGGSGLGRNHAAYLHKLGANALTLGECCFFKKDLTENLAKISYVLRPDNLNPEAPGIGSRVFKAGNLKVAVAVLLGQSSFRRIHSSSPFSGLPALLERLRLETPFTFIDFHAQATAEKQTFFAMADGHCSAAIGSHCRVQTGDAKVLPGGTAVITDAGRTGSQNSVGGTEPDSRIQEYLTGIPDWTKEAWAKPELQGVLIDIGDDGKARSIERVQHEVPDAPNSGQEDNPDEDDD; encoded by the coding sequence ATGAAAATCCTCTATATCGCCGAAATCGTGGGCAAAGCCGGGGTTTATGCCTATAAAAAGGGGCTTCCGGAGCTTAAGTCACGCTTCAACCCCGATTTTATCATTGCCTGCGCGGACGGCGCTACCGGCGGCAGCGGCCTCGGGCGGAACCATGCGGCATATCTGCACAAGCTGGGCGCCAATGCGCTCACCCTGGGCGAATGTTGTTTCTTCAAGAAAGACCTCACCGAGAATTTGGCGAAAATCTCCTATGTGCTCAGGCCCGACAACCTCAACCCCGAAGCCCCGGGCATTGGTTCAAGGGTCTTCAAAGCGGGCAATCTCAAAGTGGCAGTGGCTGTGCTTCTTGGCCAGAGCAGCTTCCGCCGCATCCACAGCTCAAGCCCCTTTTCAGGTCTCCCGGCCCTGCTCGAAAGGCTCAGGCTCGAAACCCCTTTCACCTTCATCGACTTCCATGCCCAGGCCACGGCAGAGAAGCAGACTTTTTTCGCCATGGCGGATGGGCATTGCTCGGCAGCCATCGGCTCCCACTGCAGGGTGCAGACTGGGGACGCAAAAGTCCTTCCCGGCGGCACGGCTGTCATCACCGATGCGGGGCGCACAGGCAGCCAGAATTCCGTCGGCGGGACCGAGCCTGATTCCCGTATACAAGAATACCTGACAGGCATACCCGACTGGACCAAGGAAGCCTGGGCAAAGCCTGAACTCCAGGGCGTCCTCATCGATATAGGCGATGACGGCAAGGCCCGTTCCATAGAACGGGTACAGCATGAAGTGCCGGATGCGCCGAATTCAGGGCAAGAGGATAATCCGGATGAAGATGATGATTGA
- a CDS encoding SoxR reducing system RseC family protein — translation MKMMIETGRISAIAGSTITVQQDAFSSFKNSEACFGCMNQECKEKQGYISVSNPLKLPLEIGSQVETEISPKMILGQAFFALIPPLAGFIAGFLLAGLIFPSIGDPGKAFGGVILMFAGAFGFYFYRKRHPVKVLPRVVRILPQ, via the coding sequence ATGAAGATGATGATTGAAACCGGCAGAATCTCCGCCATCGCAGGCAGCACAATCACGGTTCAGCAGGATGCGTTCTCATCGTTCAAGAATTCCGAAGCCTGTTTCGGCTGCATGAACCAGGAATGCAAAGAAAAACAGGGATATATCAGCGTTTCGAATCCCCTCAAGCTCCCCCTGGAAATTGGCAGCCAGGTTGAAACAGAAATATCACCGAAAATGATCCTTGGCCAGGCGTTTTTTGCATTGATACCGCCGCTTGCGGGGTTCATTGCGGGCTTTTTGCTTGCGGGATTGATTTTCCCCTCTATTGGAGACCCCGGAAAAGCTTTTGGAGGCGTTATCCTGATGTTTGCGGGCGCTTTTGGATTTTACTTCTATAGGAAGCGGCATCCTGTTAAGGTCTTGCCAAGAGTCGTCAGGATTTTGCCTCAATAA
- a CDS encoding Hsp20/alpha crystallin family protein, with protein MKGPKGYMDLGTIFDEIFEATRNFQDEFHRNFNPFGEGCGPRWNFDENTDYYPNYSYPPMNVYMTADRSMIFEFALAGFDEKDITLSFQGDYMVFSATLPQVKNGEELPAGENPRYFKRRLKMKDIEKQKYFVPLDKYAQDKVKAVYKNGILKVAIPPKDEPDQSDGIKIEIVKEGV; from the coding sequence ATGAAAGGGCCTAAAGGTTACATGGATCTGGGCACTATCTTCGACGAAATTTTCGAAGCCACCCGGAATTTTCAGGATGAATTCCACCGGAATTTTAACCCCTTTGGGGAGGGCTGCGGCCCACGCTGGAATTTCGATGAGAATACCGACTACTATCCCAACTATTCCTATCCTCCCATGAACGTTTACATGACGGCGGACCGGAGCATGATCTTCGAGTTTGCCCTTGCGGGCTTCGACGAAAAGGACATCACCCTCTCTTTCCAGGGTGACTACATGGTCTTTTCCGCTACCCTGCCCCAGGTGAAAAACGGGGAGGAGCTTCCTGCCGGAGAAAACCCGCGCTACTTTAAGCGCCGCCTTAAGATGAAGGACATCGAAAAGCAGAAGTACTTCGTGCCCCTGGACAAGTACGCCCAGGACAAAGTCAAGGCGGTCTACAAAAACGGCATACTCAAGGTGGCTATCCCCCCCAAGGACGAGCCCGATCAGAGCGACGGCATCAAGATCGAGATAGTTAAGGAAGGAGTTTAG